One stretch of Schlesneria sp. DSM 10557 DNA includes these proteins:
- a CDS encoding ExbD/TolR family protein: MRIPTSRQRASQVDMQTAMTPLIDVVFQLLIFFICASTGHMKELLLTTDFAAGAISATEKEPTEKPLGEVSIRLTRVETETVTFLEGQEFREMDGLDAKLKDLARASTEIPVNLDVAAEVPLGDVIHVYDMCRAVRFQSINFVVSKSQL, translated from the coding sequence ATGCGTATTCCCACATCGCGACAACGAGCGTCCCAGGTGGATATGCAGACGGCCATGACTCCACTGATTGACGTGGTCTTTCAGCTCCTCATCTTTTTCATCTGTGCCTCAACGGGGCATATGAAAGAGCTACTGCTAACGACGGACTTTGCCGCCGGAGCGATCAGTGCCACCGAGAAGGAACCGACCGAGAAACCGCTGGGTGAAGTCTCGATCCGACTGACACGCGTGGAAACGGAGACGGTGACGTTTCTGGAAGGACAGGAGTTTCGTGAAATGGACGGGCTGGATGCGAAACTCAAAGATCTCGCGCGGGCATCGACCGAGATTCCCGTGAATCTGGATGTCGCTGCAGAAGTCCCCCTGGGAGATGTGATCCATGTCTATGACATGTGTCGCGCAGTCCGCTTCCAGTCCATTAACTTTGTCGTTTCCAAATCTCAACTTTAA
- a CDS encoding adenylate/guanylate cyclase domain-containing protein, translated as MLELVAQGSETEQHWRKRLEPGQRYCIGRHPECELSVKWDPQISRQHVQIDVHPDHLQLSRVETARNPLFFAGEAVGTCRVEVGQHFVVGSTSFHVTQPETEVGIVAAPFEEVAFKRAELRKIRYQDPENRIEVLTHLPEVISGARDDSELYYRLANLLLKGVVHAEAVAIVTTSGTEEVQMLHWDRRHETAGPFRPSRRLVTEAIERRQSSVLHIWETDSPVPSDKTLTQEFDWAYCTPVPGLAMEPAGLYVAGRMGKTFVPGTTLSDALQLEADVKFTELVAEIISSVIRARRLERQKAGLRQFFAPPILAALGDELDTTLLEPSECDVTVMFCDLRGFSQRLENEAGDLIGLLERVSRALGVMTHHILENGGVTGDFQGDAALGFWGWPFPSPDAAVHACRAALGIRAAFAKAAATRNHPLADFEMGIGIAHGRAVAGKIGTAEQVKVTVFGPVVNLASRLESMTKQLRVPILLDEGAAKMVRDRLKPTEGRLRRLAQILPYGMETPVTVSELLPPVSDFPELTDAHLESYEAGVAGFIAGNWDEAYRHLHAMPASDRAQDFLMQQIVLNNRTAPRNWDGIVRLPSK; from the coding sequence GTGCTCGAGCTTGTTGCACAGGGTTCAGAGACGGAGCAGCACTGGCGGAAACGGCTGGAGCCGGGTCAGCGTTACTGCATCGGTCGCCATCCCGAGTGTGAATTGAGCGTCAAATGGGACCCGCAAATCTCGCGGCAGCATGTCCAGATTGATGTGCATCCTGACCATCTTCAGCTTTCACGCGTCGAAACGGCCAGAAATCCGCTGTTTTTCGCGGGGGAAGCGGTAGGAACCTGTCGCGTCGAAGTCGGTCAACACTTCGTGGTCGGTTCGACCTCGTTCCATGTCACACAACCTGAAACCGAAGTGGGGATCGTCGCAGCACCGTTCGAAGAAGTGGCATTCAAACGGGCGGAGCTGCGGAAAATCCGCTACCAGGACCCGGAAAACCGGATCGAGGTCTTAACTCATCTCCCAGAAGTGATCTCGGGTGCTCGCGACGATAGCGAGCTGTACTACCGCCTGGCGAACCTGCTGCTGAAGGGGGTGGTCCATGCAGAAGCGGTCGCGATCGTAACAACTTCGGGGACAGAAGAAGTGCAGATGCTGCACTGGGATCGGCGACACGAAACCGCGGGCCCGTTTCGTCCCAGTCGTCGTCTGGTAACGGAGGCGATTGAGCGGCGTCAGTCGAGCGTGCTGCACATCTGGGAAACGGATTCGCCTGTCCCCAGCGACAAGACGCTGACGCAGGAATTCGACTGGGCCTATTGCACACCGGTACCGGGACTCGCCATGGAACCGGCAGGACTATATGTCGCCGGTCGGATGGGAAAGACCTTCGTTCCCGGAACGACGCTGTCGGACGCCCTGCAACTGGAGGCAGATGTCAAATTCACCGAGCTCGTGGCCGAGATCATCAGTTCGGTCATTCGTGCCCGACGGCTGGAACGGCAGAAGGCGGGACTGCGGCAGTTCTTCGCCCCCCCGATTCTGGCGGCACTGGGGGACGAACTGGATACGACGCTGCTGGAACCCAGCGAGTGCGATGTCACGGTGATGTTTTGCGACCTCCGGGGGTTCAGTCAGCGACTGGAGAACGAAGCGGGCGACCTGATTGGCTTGCTGGAACGAGTCAGCCGGGCTCTGGGTGTGATGACTCATCACATTCTCGAGAATGGGGGTGTCACCGGGGACTTTCAGGGTGACGCCGCACTGGGATTCTGGGGTTGGCCGTTCCCTTCGCCGGACGCGGCCGTTCATGCGTGCCGCGCTGCACTGGGAATTCGGGCCGCTTTCGCCAAAGCGGCCGCAACCCGGAATCATCCCCTCGCCGACTTTGAAATGGGAATCGGGATCGCTCACGGCCGGGCAGTCGCAGGCAAGATTGGAACGGCAGAGCAGGTCAAGGTGACCGTGTTCGGCCCCGTCGTGAATCTGGCAAGTCGATTGGAGTCGATGACCAAACAGTTACGCGTCCCGATTCTGCTGGATGAGGGAGCGGCAAAAATGGTGCGAGATCGCCTGAAGCCGACTGAAGGAAGGCTGCGGCGGCTGGCTCAGATTCTGCCTTACGGGATGGAGACACCGGTGACCGTCAGTGAACTATTGCCACCGGTGAGCGACTTCCCGGAACTGACGGACGCGCACCTGGAGAGCTACGAGGCCGGAGTCGCGGGTTTCATTGCCGGAAACTGGGACGAAGCCTATCGACACCTGCACGCTATGCCGGCGAGCGATCGTGCACAGGATTTTCTGATGCAGCAGATCGTGCTCAACAATCGCACGGCACCTCGAAACTGGGATGGAATCGTACGACTTCCCAGTAAGTGA
- a CDS encoding reverse transcriptase family protein, with amino-acid sequence MGLFSWLLQWFRRRPEPSPSQLQPSQSLPASDFSATQIAVSDNCQQKSLSAAAVVTEEPRPRKRLPKSARIRLTPNRRIVVTAAERRAIPFIEASGVPPYRYARYGSRTDHYLDLSQDGSDERLQIFGLPVFHTPEQLAEWIGIPLNRVAWLIHRFSNGRPESQAAAHYHFHWVKKRAGGWRLIESPKGLLKQVQTKILHELLDHVPAHANSHGFTKSRSILTNARPHTGQAVVLKFDLSNFYTTVSFARVVAIFRSLGYSREVAIWLGSLVTSAVPGNLKFQEQGPYALVPYLRRHLPQGAPTSPALANLSAFGLDIRLSGLAKSYGANYTRYADDLTFSGPKEFNFALSTIIPLVQQIVRQERFQTNAKKRQILRSHQRQTVAGVVVNQRPNVARCDFDQLKAILTNCVRLGPSTQNRVGATDFYQHLRGRIAHIQMLNPLRGERLTQLFLAIDWTR; translated from the coding sequence ATGGGCTTATTCAGTTGGCTGCTACAATGGTTTCGACGACGCCCCGAGCCTTCACCCTCCCAGCTCCAACCTTCGCAGAGTTTACCCGCCTCGGATTTCAGCGCGACTCAAATCGCTGTTTCCGACAATTGTCAGCAAAAGAGTCTTTCGGCCGCTGCGGTCGTGACGGAAGAACCTCGGCCTCGGAAGCGGTTGCCAAAATCGGCTCGCATTCGCCTGACACCTAATCGAAGAATCGTCGTCACAGCAGCGGAACGTCGAGCGATTCCCTTCATCGAAGCGAGCGGCGTTCCCCCTTACCGGTATGCTCGTTACGGGTCGCGAACGGATCACTATCTCGACCTCAGCCAGGACGGCAGCGACGAACGGCTGCAGATTTTTGGGCTGCCTGTCTTTCACACTCCTGAACAACTGGCCGAATGGATTGGAATTCCCCTCAACCGGGTTGCGTGGCTCATTCATCGCTTTTCCAATGGTCGACCTGAATCCCAGGCAGCCGCTCACTATCACTTCCACTGGGTCAAAAAACGGGCGGGTGGCTGGCGGCTGATTGAATCACCGAAGGGCTTGCTGAAGCAAGTACAGACAAAGATCCTGCATGAGCTTCTCGATCACGTCCCCGCCCATGCCAACTCACATGGCTTTACGAAGTCCCGTTCGATTCTGACGAACGCTCGTCCACATACCGGCCAGGCCGTGGTCCTGAAGTTCGATCTGTCCAACTTCTACACCACGGTCAGCTTCGCCCGCGTCGTGGCCATCTTCCGCAGCCTTGGCTATTCGCGTGAAGTGGCAATCTGGCTTGGCTCACTCGTGACGTCGGCCGTCCCGGGCAATTTGAAGTTTCAGGAACAAGGACCGTACGCGCTGGTACCTTACCTGCGCCGCCACCTCCCTCAGGGTGCCCCCACATCGCCGGCTCTCGCCAACCTTTCCGCATTTGGTCTCGACATTCGGCTGTCGGGCCTGGCCAAGTCGTACGGAGCAAACTACACCCGCTACGCGGACGACCTGACGTTCTCGGGCCCGAAAGAGTTCAACTTCGCGCTTTCGACGATCATCCCGCTTGTCCAGCAGATTGTGCGGCAGGAACGGTTCCAGACGAATGCGAAGAAGCGGCAGATTCTCAGGTCTCACCAGCGGCAAACCGTAGCCGGGGTCGTCGTCAATCAGCGACCTAACGTCGCCCGATGCGACTTCGATCAACTCAAGGCGATTTTGACTAACTGCGTCCGACTTGGCCCATCAACGCAGAACCGCGTCGGAGCCACTGACTTTTATCAGCACCTTCGCGGACGTATCGCCCACATTCAGATGCTGAATCCGCTACGGGGCGAACGACTCACGCAGTTATTCCTGGCGATCGATTGGACCAGGTAA
- the hslU gene encoding ATP-dependent protease ATPase subunit HslU: MRDMTPRQIVAELDQHIVGQDKAKRSVAIALRNRWRWQQLPDEIRREITPKNIIMIGPTGVGKTEITRRLATLIGSPFVKVEATRFTEVGYVGRDVESMIRELVDASINLVKVRRRGEVENEASKNVEERLLDLLVPHEPRPLPRDDEKESVSADEHAARHERTREKFRQMLNAGTLDERQVELSVPQRKAPVQMFSNMGLEQMDVDFQQLFERVMPRQSKNRKVTVVEARRLLMEQETELLLDKDAIHDEALRLAEQSGIVFLDEIDKICTSSEGGQSGTDVSRQGVQRDLLPIVEGATVNTRYGALKTDHILFIAAGAFHSSRPADLMPELQGRFPIRVELDELTKSDFLRILTEPSASVTRQYQQLLEVDGIHVSFTADGLAEIAEIAWRVNQSTQNIGARRLHTIMERLLEEISFQGPDSQGTQISIDRDFVAKQLEQISQDEDLSKFIL, encoded by the coding sequence ATGCGAGACATGACACCACGGCAGATCGTTGCCGAGTTGGACCAGCACATTGTCGGGCAGGATAAAGCCAAGCGGTCCGTGGCCATTGCGTTACGCAATCGCTGGCGCTGGCAGCAGCTCCCGGACGAAATCCGGCGCGAGATTACGCCGAAGAACATCATCATGATTGGTCCGACAGGTGTCGGAAAAACCGAAATCACGCGTCGCCTGGCCACATTGATCGGCTCTCCTTTCGTCAAAGTCGAAGCGACCCGCTTCACGGAAGTCGGCTACGTCGGTCGTGATGTCGAAAGCATGATCCGTGAACTTGTCGACGCGTCGATCAACTTGGTGAAGGTACGCCGTCGGGGCGAGGTCGAAAACGAAGCCAGTAAGAATGTCGAAGAACGGTTGCTCGATCTGCTTGTTCCTCATGAACCGCGGCCTCTGCCCCGAGATGATGAAAAAGAGTCAGTGTCGGCTGACGAGCATGCGGCTCGGCATGAACGGACGCGAGAAAAATTTCGCCAGATGCTGAATGCCGGGACCTTGGATGAACGCCAGGTTGAGTTATCAGTGCCACAGCGCAAGGCTCCGGTCCAGATGTTTTCCAACATGGGGCTCGAGCAGATGGATGTCGATTTCCAGCAACTGTTCGAACGGGTGATGCCGCGACAGTCGAAGAATCGAAAGGTGACGGTCGTGGAAGCACGCCGCCTTCTGATGGAGCAGGAAACCGAGTTGCTGCTGGATAAAGATGCCATCCATGACGAAGCCCTCAGACTGGCAGAACAGAGCGGCATTGTCTTCCTCGACGAGATTGACAAGATCTGTACCTCCAGCGAAGGGGGGCAGAGTGGGACCGATGTCAGCCGGCAGGGGGTCCAGCGGGATTTGCTTCCTATCGTGGAAGGTGCCACCGTCAATACACGGTATGGCGCTCTTAAGACGGATCACATTCTGTTCATCGCCGCAGGGGCGTTCCATTCGTCCCGGCCTGCCGACCTGATGCCCGAACTGCAGGGCCGGTTTCCGATTCGCGTCGAACTCGATGAACTGACCAAGTCAGACTTCCTGAGAATTTTGACGGAACCCTCTGCTTCGGTTACCCGCCAGTACCAGCAGTTACTTGAGGTAGACGGTATCCATGTTTCGTTTACCGCAGATGGATTGGCCGAGATCGCCGAAATTGCGTGGCGGGTGAATCAATCAACCCAGAACATCGGTGCCCGGCGCCTGCACACCATCATGGAACGCCTTCTGGAAGAAATCAGCTTCCAGGGGCCTGATTCCCAGGGAACGCAAATTTCCATTGATCGTGATTTTGTCGCGAAGCAATTGGAACAGATCAGTCAGGACGAAGACCTGAGCAAGTTCATCCTCTAA
- the hslV gene encoding ATP-dependent protease subunit HslV, which yields MNARTNSRPSKVETHSTTILAVRHRGQVALGGDGQVTYGNAILKSDTRKVRWILDKKMLIGFAGSTADAFSLLERFEAKAKNFPGNLPRAATELARDWRTDRVLRKLEAMMIVVDADHSLLVTGQGDVVQPADGILGIGSGGNYAVAAARGLIRHSSLTAAEIVRESLKIASEIDIYTNDNIVVEEFGTPQTQS from the coding sequence ATGAACGCCCGCACAAATTCTCGACCTTCAAAGGTCGAAACGCATTCCACGACAATTCTGGCTGTTCGGCATCGTGGACAAGTCGCTTTGGGTGGTGACGGACAAGTTACCTATGGAAATGCCATTCTGAAGTCAGACACACGTAAGGTGCGCTGGATTCTTGATAAGAAAATGCTGATCGGGTTTGCGGGATCAACTGCGGACGCCTTCTCACTGCTCGAACGATTTGAGGCCAAAGCCAAAAACTTCCCCGGTAATCTTCCGCGGGCAGCCACGGAACTGGCACGCGACTGGAGGACCGATCGAGTCCTGCGAAAGCTGGAAGCGATGATGATCGTCGTTGATGCTGATCACAGCCTGCTCGTGACAGGACAAGGGGACGTCGTTCAGCCTGCCGATGGAATCCTGGGAATCGGTTCAGGTGGAAACTATGCCGTTGCTGCTGCCCGAGGTTTGATCCGGCATTCTTCACTTACCGCCGCAGAGATTGTTCGCGAATCGCTCAAGATCGCTTCCGAGATCGACATCTACACCAACGACAACATTGTCGTCGAAGAATTTGGAACTCCTCAAACTCAATCCTGA
- a CDS encoding alpha/beta hydrolase, with translation MQLRQENLNGLKCHVADSLPAGATPRAVVVLCHGYGAPGTDLVPLGQMLLRQPRMASSVQFIFPEAPLSLEELGMPDGRAWWPIDMRRLQMAAALGTFRDLRKDCPDELPVAREMMLGLIREWSERVNVPLSHFLLGGFSQGAMLATDVTLHLDENPAGLVILSGTLLNEDTWNERVAGHKALRVLQSHGTNDPILPFAAAGTLRDLLNHGGADVEFLPFAGGHEIPHVVLDRIGTFLREAIGDGRTSL, from the coding sequence ATGCAACTTCGCCAAGAGAATCTCAACGGCTTGAAATGTCACGTGGCAGACAGCCTTCCAGCAGGAGCGACTCCCCGCGCGGTGGTCGTGTTGTGTCACGGGTACGGTGCACCCGGCACAGACCTGGTTCCGCTCGGTCAGATGTTGTTGCGACAGCCGCGGATGGCCAGTTCTGTCCAGTTTATCTTCCCCGAAGCGCCACTCAGTCTGGAAGAACTGGGGATGCCAGACGGTCGTGCCTGGTGGCCCATCGATATGCGGCGACTGCAAATGGCGGCAGCACTCGGGACATTCCGTGATCTGCGGAAGGACTGTCCTGATGAACTTCCGGTGGCTCGAGAGATGATGCTGGGCCTGATTCGAGAATGGTCCGAGCGAGTGAACGTTCCCCTCAGTCATTTTCTGCTAGGAGGTTTTTCGCAAGGAGCGATGCTGGCGACGGATGTCACTTTGCATCTCGACGAAAACCCGGCCGGTCTGGTGATCTTGTCCGGCACGTTGCTGAACGAAGATACCTGGAACGAGCGTGTGGCAGGGCACAAAGCGCTTCGGGTACTCCAGTCTCACGGAACCAACGACCCGATTCTTCCGTTTGCTGCCGCAGGAACTTTGCGTGACCTGTTAAATCACGGCGGGGCAGATGTCGAGTTTCTTCCCTTCGCCGGTGGACATGAAATTCCGCATGTCGTTCTGGATCGGATCGGGACTTTCCTGCGAGAAGCCATCGGCGATGGCAGGACATCGCTATAA
- the trpD gene encoding anthranilate phosphoribosyltransferase has protein sequence MHDALQPAFAELLDGRPLPAELMKAAVDAIMDGECSEAEVAAFLTALRLRGESVGELVGAALAMRERSTTIHCQAEGLLDTCGTGGDQLSTFNISTAAALVAAAAGQPVAKHGNRGATSKSGSADVLEALGVNLQLSAQQVGRCIDEVGIGFCFAPLLHSAMKHVGPVRKQLGFRTIFNLLGPLTNPARASYQLLGATKKSFAEKLAQALFKLGTQRALVVCGNNELDEVSLWGSTTVFEVTATEVISHLWTAETLGLPECHVEALRVDNAAESADVIRRVFAGERGPAYDMVVANAGAALLAAGKTASIQAAVILAKDVVDSGAARDLCERLTQWTNR, from the coding sequence ATGCACGATGCTCTCCAGCCGGCTTTCGCCGAATTACTCGACGGACGACCGCTTCCTGCGGAACTGATGAAGGCCGCAGTCGACGCCATCATGGATGGTGAATGTTCCGAGGCGGAGGTTGCCGCGTTTCTGACCGCACTTCGCTTGCGGGGGGAATCCGTCGGTGAGCTTGTCGGTGCCGCGCTGGCCATGCGAGAACGCTCGACAACAATTCACTGTCAGGCGGAAGGGCTGCTGGACACTTGCGGAACGGGGGGCGACCAACTCTCGACGTTCAATATCAGCACGGCCGCAGCGCTCGTAGCAGCTGCCGCGGGGCAACCGGTGGCCAAGCACGGGAACCGGGGAGCGACCAGTAAATCCGGATCGGCCGATGTGCTGGAGGCTCTGGGGGTCAATCTGCAATTGTCTGCCCAGCAGGTTGGTCGTTGTATTGATGAAGTCGGCATCGGATTCTGCTTTGCACCGCTCCTGCATAGTGCCATGAAGCACGTGGGGCCCGTACGGAAGCAACTCGGATTCCGCACGATCTTTAACCTGCTGGGGCCGCTCACCAACCCGGCGAGGGCTTCGTATCAGTTGCTGGGCGCGACCAAGAAAAGCTTTGCCGAAAAACTGGCTCAGGCGCTATTCAAGCTGGGGACGCAGCGCGCCCTCGTCGTCTGCGGGAACAATGAACTGGATGAGGTCAGCCTGTGGGGTTCCACGACGGTGTTCGAAGTCACGGCGACGGAAGTGATCTCGCACTTATGGACGGCGGAGACGCTGGGGTTGCCGGAATGTCATGTAGAGGCTCTACGCGTCGACAATGCGGCAGAAAGCGCGGATGTGATCCGTCGCGTGTTTGCAGGTGAGCGAGGACCGGCGTATGACATGGTCGTGGCGAATGCGGGAGCCGCACTTCTGGCTGCGGGAAAAACGGCTTCGATCCAGGCCGCCGTCATTCTCGCAAAAGACGTCGTCGATTCCGGGGCGGCCAGAGACCTCTGCGAGCGATTGACACAATGGACGAACCGCTGA
- a CDS encoding Gfo/Idh/MocA family oxidoreductase translates to MSYRSDRRDFLKSSTAALAGATLPYWFTSTSNLALGRQTVNSRPVLGCVGTGDRWNAVGPNAMEFSDCVAVCDVDREHVEKARNRVRDIQSKKGISGDPEMYEDYRKLLDRKDIDVVTIVTTDHWHSKIAIEAMQAGKDVYCEKPLTLTILEGKQIIKVLNETKRVFQVGTQQRSEMSANDGKVQNQFLKAVAIARSGRLGKIKKVTCGINRAEVSSAIPVADIPPQLNWEMWLGQAPLTEYRQGGFGNNKHYPESRTHYEFRWWYEYSGGKMTDWGAHHVDVGMWALGMDNSGPISVEGTAEHPVPFENGMPTVSDRYNVATKFDVTARFENGAEMLITSEGDNGVLIEGTEGRIFVNRGKLTGAPVEELAKNPLPETLLRDLYKGKDPKGGRNAHMANFFDCVQDRGLPVSDVYSHHRAMTTCHLANIAIRLGRKIEWDPKTEQIINDKDAAKWITREQRKGYEINISV, encoded by the coding sequence ATGAGCTACCGATCCGATCGTCGCGATTTTCTGAAGTCTTCAACCGCCGCGCTGGCGGGTGCGACGCTACCCTACTGGTTCACGTCTACAAGTAACCTCGCCCTCGGCCGCCAGACGGTGAACAGCCGGCCTGTTCTAGGGTGTGTGGGGACGGGAGATCGCTGGAACGCTGTCGGCCCGAATGCAATGGAATTCTCGGATTGCGTCGCCGTCTGTGACGTTGATCGCGAGCATGTGGAAAAAGCACGCAATCGAGTCCGGGATATTCAAAGCAAGAAGGGGATTTCTGGCGACCCCGAGATGTATGAAGACTACCGCAAACTGCTGGATCGCAAAGATATCGATGTCGTGACAATCGTGACGACGGACCACTGGCACTCCAAAATTGCCATTGAAGCGATGCAGGCCGGTAAAGACGTCTACTGCGAAAAGCCACTGACACTGACGATCCTTGAAGGCAAGCAGATCATCAAGGTTCTGAATGAAACGAAACGTGTGTTTCAGGTGGGGACGCAGCAGCGTTCGGAAATGTCTGCGAACGACGGCAAGGTTCAAAACCAATTCTTGAAGGCCGTCGCCATCGCCCGCAGTGGTCGGCTGGGTAAGATCAAGAAAGTGACCTGCGGGATTAATCGCGCTGAAGTCAGCAGCGCGATTCCGGTCGCCGACATCCCTCCACAGCTCAACTGGGAGATGTGGCTGGGGCAGGCACCGCTGACCGAATATCGCCAGGGGGGATTCGGAAACAACAAGCACTACCCGGAATCTCGCACTCATTATGAATTCCGCTGGTGGTACGAGTATTCCGGTGGAAAGATGACGGACTGGGGGGCTCACCATGTGGACGTCGGGATGTGGGCGTTGGGGATGGATAACAGTGGCCCGATCTCTGTCGAAGGAACGGCGGAACATCCTGTTCCCTTCGAAAATGGGATGCCGACAGTTTCCGACCGGTATAACGTCGCGACGAAGTTCGATGTCACCGCCAGATTCGAGAACGGTGCCGAGATGCTGATCACCAGCGAAGGGGATAATGGCGTCCTCATTGAAGGAACCGAAGGCCGGATCTTCGTCAATCGGGGTAAGTTGACCGGGGCACCCGTCGAGGAACTGGCCAAGAATCCGCTTCCCGAGACTCTCTTGCGAGATCTTTACAAAGGAAAAGATCCCAAGGGGGGACGCAACGCTCACATGGCAAACTTCTTCGATTGCGTGCAGGATCGTGGCTTGCCGGTCAGTGATGTCTATTCGCATCACCGGGCGATGACGACATGCCATCTGGCGAATATCGCCATTCGACTTGGCCGAAAGATCGAATGGGATCCCAAGACGGAACAGATCATCAACGACAAAGATGCCGCCAAGTGGATCACGCGTGAGCAGCGAAAGGGCTACGAAATCAATATCAGCGTCTGA
- a CDS encoding ATP-dependent Clp protease adaptor ClpS: MTELEEIVVEETIVSTAKPAPVTRTRRQPQYSVIVEDDDLHTFAYVIDALSRICGHTVEEAYRLALEIDSKGRAAVWTGAMEVAELKRDQIIGFGTDIYASKPASFPLGCYIEPVA, encoded by the coding sequence ATGACTGAGCTTGAAGAAATTGTTGTGGAAGAAACGATCGTGTCGACGGCGAAACCCGCACCCGTCACCCGGACCCGGCGCCAGCCCCAATATTCGGTGATCGTTGAGGATGATGATCTGCACACGTTCGCCTACGTGATCGATGCGCTGAGCCGTATCTGTGGACACACCGTAGAAGAGGCTTACCGACTGGCTCTCGAGATTGACTCCAAGGGCCGGGCGGCGGTCTGGACCGGGGCGATGGAAGTTGCTGAACTGAAGCGTGATCAGATCATCGGATTCGGGACTGATATTTACGCGTCCAAGCCTGCCTCCTTTCCCTTGGGCTGCTATATCGAGCCCGTGGCCTGA
- the truB gene encoding tRNA pseudouridine(55) synthase TruB: protein MNYCGVLNIDKPEGLTSREIVNHVDRLVRPAKVGHAGTLDPLATGVLVVCVGHATRLVTLAQEGRKRYLARFELGKTSDTDDITGTVDAGGEWTHLTEDDITRLLPLFTGRIAQVPPQFSAVHVKGERAYHLARRGETVEIEARPVDVYSLRLTEFQLPGIELEIECGSGTYVRSIGRDLGHRLGCGAVMTKLRRTAVGPFEVSDAITLDSLTPETIAASLQPALRIAQHLPQRVLSPQETVSVRRGQAIRLGIPLSVFEEGGPPQTSEPPCVPRAALVDADEVLIGIGEVDFTTSRLHPRIIFPN from the coding sequence ATGAACTATTGCGGCGTACTCAACATTGACAAGCCAGAGGGGCTGACTTCCCGCGAGATTGTGAACCATGTCGATCGACTGGTCAGGCCCGCGAAGGTCGGACATGCAGGAACGCTCGACCCCCTGGCGACGGGCGTTCTCGTGGTCTGTGTCGGACACGCAACTCGCTTGGTGACCCTTGCCCAGGAAGGGCGTAAGCGCTATCTGGCGCGATTTGAGCTCGGCAAAACCAGCGACACCGATGATATCACTGGAACGGTCGACGCCGGGGGCGAATGGACTCATCTCACTGAAGATGACATTACCCGTCTGCTACCCTTGTTCACAGGCCGGATCGCGCAAGTTCCCCCGCAGTTCTCGGCCGTTCATGTGAAGGGAGAACGGGCGTATCACCTGGCACGTCGTGGGGAAACAGTCGAAATCGAAGCCCGGCCCGTCGACGTCTATTCTCTCCGGCTGACGGAATTTCAATTGCCGGGGATCGAGTTGGAGATTGAGTGCGGCAGCGGAACGTATGTCCGATCGATCGGCCGCGATCTGGGTCATCGCCTTGGCTGTGGTGCGGTGATGACGAAGTTACGTCGCACGGCCGTCGGCCCTTTCGAAGTCAGTGACGCCATCACACTGGACTCTCTGACACCCGAAACGATCGCAGCCAGCCTTCAGCCTGCACTCAGAATCGCTCAGCACTTGCCTCAACGTGTGCTCAGCCCGCAGGAGACCGTGTCTGTTCGGCGAGGCCAGGCGATCCGACTGGGAATCCCCCTCTCGGTATTTGAAGAGGGGGGACCGCCTCAGACGAGTGAACCACCCTGCGTTCCACGCGCTGCACTGGTCGATGCAGATGAAGTGTTGATCGGGATCGGCGAAGTTGACTTTACCACCAGCCGCCTGCATCCACGCATCATTTTCCCGAACTGA